The Setaria viridis chromosome 9, Setaria_viridis_v4.0, whole genome shotgun sequence sequence ACATGATACTGATGAGAACCTCATTGTCGCTATTCAAGTCACATGTAGGAATTGCCACATTAGCATTGTAACCTCATTGTCACTATCCAAGTCACATATAGGAATTGCCACATTAGCATTGTTTTTCCGTTACCGCCACCATACTATGCCTAGCGCCTTACACCGTAATCTCCTGCAGCCATGTCCAACCAGATTGCTCCAGTTGCAAGTACAGACACCACAATCTATACTTCCTTCTTGTCCAGCCTTTGAAGCTTCTTCACGTTTTTCGATTCATGCTTCAGAAACCCGTATGTACATCTCGAATCGATTTGCGCCGTTGCTGATTTGGAAGGACGTAAACCCGTCCCATGCAAACCTGCCTCTTGAGCTTGCGCCGCGTGTTGCCACGCCACAGAGAACAACCCTATCAGCCGTCACGCTcccatgtcatcatcattgATCCTGTCGTCGGCTTTAGGGAAACCTGGAACATCTCCGAGGTCACATGGTGACGGGGGAGCCTGTGAACGTCTCCGGAGGGTCACACGGGTTGTGTTGTGATTGGAGAGTTGGACTCAGGGCCTGGGATAACATCTTCGAGGGATCACATGAGTTGTATGTGATGGAAAAGTTAGGCTCGATGTGTGATGGGGAAGATTGTTAGGTTTAGTTCTATATCGAAAATTGATGGTGGGGAAGCACAACACACACGCatatagagagagaggtgggggcAGCCCTCACCTATCAGATTTTTTAGGTTAAGTTAAACCCGATACCTTGTTGTTGGCTTCGATGGACGTGGACCTGGTGGAGCCGACTCGTGGGTATAGCAGGTCAGGCTAGAATCCGCTGCGCAACAGCCTCCCTGCTCTCCGTCGAGCTCAGCAACAACTTCGGAATCGGGTCGTGAACGAGCGGCTGGATCCGAGCCGGCGGAGGTGCGGGACGATTTGCGGCTAGATCAGCTCGGGCCCAGCTTTCTGGCGAGGCCCAGAAAATGAAGCCAGCCGTTTTCTCGCAGCCGCagtcgcgcgcggcggcgcggttgCCGATGGCGAGCACGCTGCCGTCCAAGTGCAGCAACATGGAGGTGAGGCAGGAGAGTGGCGCGCGGGGCGCGCCGCCGGTGGTGAGCCCGTCGTGCAAGTGCTGCAAGATGGAGGCgggcgctgccgctgctgaaATCGGAGGAGGTGTCCTTCTGAGCTCTCTCACGGGACGGCGAGGTAAGGAAGCACACGCACTCGCCGTCGAATTGCCGTAATCGTTGATACGTGTTACATGCGTTCGCGTGttcatgcatgatgcatctgtGTCGTCTCTAACTCTCTGTCGACTTGTTTTTGTACTGTGTCCTGAGTGGCAGGCTGGCAGCCATGCACGAAGTGTTTTTACTTTCTTACTGTGATGTGCAGTGTATTGAAAGAATTGTACGTTTATATGTGGGAAAATAAGAGCAATTTTGTGTCAGAAAAGGAGAACAAAATTTGGAACCATGCGTGCAAACATTTTGGCGTCCGGCAAGCTGATCTGGATTCTGCAGTGGGAAGAACGGAATCCGAAAAGCGAGATCCGAAGTTCCCTTGACTTGATCAGCAGTTCAGCACCCGAACTCATCGCGCGTGCGGACTCGGCGATTCAGGCGGCAATGGCATACGATAGACGTCACGTGGACTCTTGCTTGCCATCGACAGAAACGGCAGCGgctggcgaggcgaggcggaggcgaagcCTCAAAGAAAGTCGGCGATCACACAGCTGGGAGCCTGAGAGCCCGAACTGAGTATTCTGATTGCCACACGCACGTCCTTCCAGCCGACCTTCTTGAGCCGCCGTACGTGCTGCTCTGCACAGCACACCGTGCGCGCAGGCTCGTCAATGGAGGCGGCAAGTCTGCAACGAGTTAAACCTGTACGCTTCAAAATCGTCGTAAAATTTGCGCGGCATCTGGACGTTCCAGGCGTCTCCTGTAAGGCTGTAACTATTCCCGGCGGCGGcaaaggcggcggtggcggtggcggtggcggtgggcgaggacgacgcgccggcgcggcgaggccATCGGCATTTACAACCCGTGCGCTGCGCGTCCGGGGCGGAAAATCCCAGCCGGAAGCTGGCTGATCTGCATCGGTCGGAGGCGCCTGCGTTCCGCGCGGCACACTGCCGGACGGCACCCCTCAGCagccagcgggcggcggcggaacggCAAGTGCCCGCGGCGACGGGGAATTGGGGGActgggggtggacggtatttcatctACCGTCCACCCCTAGGGTCATCGGAACCGTCGAGTCGTGAACGAGCGGCTGGATCCGAGCCAGCGGGAGGCAGGCGGGAGCGTTGCGCGGGCCGATTTGCGGCTACATCAGCTCGGCCCAGTTTAGCTCTACGACTCCTCGGAACTAGCTTTGAATCTTCTTCAGAGAAGGCCAAGAGCCCGACCGACGCCGAATCTTGGTAACCCGCCGACTCAATCATGTTCGAAATGCACTCAATTCATCTCTGTTTTTTTCATGTCCGTCTCGTGCCCGCGAAGAATTTTCCTCGGAAGATTTCATCAATGTTTTGATTTCTCGATCATCCCAGAGATAGATGTGGATCGAGAGACGTAGTGTTTTTTCTTCGTGTCCCCTCGGACTGCGGCAGCCTGCAGCGGCCACCGGCGGTCGCCGTCGGTGGATGCTGTGCTCTGCTCCCTGGGCACCACGGGCATCTCCGGTTGAGCCGCAGCCGTGTCGGCGCGCGTGGGTGGGCTCGTGAACCTGGCAGCGGCTCGAGATCgatgcacggcggcggccggggagagcggaggtcggcggcgggatCAAGCTCGCCGGCCTGGAATAATTGCAAAAGACCCCTAGATTGGATCGCGATCCGTTTATTTAGACGATGCCcgctaatttggatcgcgataatcgcgatccgaatatttgcaAAAATACCCCTGGTTTGGTCGGCGGACTctcggctcctcctcccacccggccgcccgcccgccgccgtcctcctcgccggaATGCCCAGGCCCTGTACTACATTCTCCTGCTCAAGCCGTAGCACCGACCAGCTCCAGCCTccacatacatgatacatctcACCCGTAGCGAGGACCGGAGCGGCGCGCGCGGTGATTGGGAGATGCCAGAAAGGCTGCGATTGAGCTTGCAAACCTGTTGGAGCCTGTCCAGGTTCCCGATCCACAATCCCTCTTGGCTGACTGCCTTCTCTCTGTCTCTGGAGTCTGGACATGGCTTTGGGCGTCACAACGAAGAAGTGAGATTGGCAGAAATACTTGTGGGGTTCTTCCAAGATAGAGCTGAGAGCGATGCGCGTGtgctctgctccctcccttgatctgcagcctgcaggtgcTTGTAGAGTCGGAGGGAGGTCGAGGAGGTCGGTGACGCGCCTCGAATGCGGCGGCAACCGCGGCGTGCTCGTGGCCGATCTCGGCGCCCGCTCGTCTCAACCAATCTTCGTCTGCAGGCGCGCATCGTTGGTTCTAGCTGTCGAACGAATGCACCTTATGCTGTGACGCTATGCACTATGCAGCCTGCGGGTCTCCATGAATCCAACAGCGGCCTCAAGTGTGTGACTGCAGGTAAACAAACTCATCGGgccgttcgcttcagcttattcagtcgacttatcagccatcaaataatgttttcctctcacaacaaatcagtcgtttcagcttttcagccggcttataagccgaagtgaacaggtcatcgtcacTGGAGACTGGCTTCGTTTTGCAGTCGGACTGCTATCTCGATGATGTGTTTCGTGCTGCACTTTTATCATCAGAAGAGTGGTGTTAGCCTTCGTTTGGGTGGGCCGGAGTCGAAGACAGACTGGTTTGCATGGCCCACTCACGATGGGACGGCCCATACACCTTTCACGGGCATGTTTATTCCAGAGACAGTCGATCGATCAACGGTCGAGATTTTCCGACGGAATGATAATGATGATAGATGAGCCATCCAATCCAACGACTCTTCTCGCTGTAACGGGATTTGATACAACACCCAGGTCGGCGCTGCACGTAGAGGACGGCGGAAGGAAATTCGTTTCTTCACGTCGGCGCCTCCAGCCATCATCCCCAACAGCTTtattccctccctccctcgcgatCATCATGCAACGCCTGGCCCCTGTGCCAGCCCAACCCTTCTTGCGCGTCCCCTCCACCTCTGATCTGTCCCATTATTTTTCTCCCCAATCCTCTTCTTCCGCGACGCCCCCCTTGATCACTTCCGATCCGATTGGTCATTGCATCCGCGttgagcgcgcgcgcgcgctgccACCTCGCCGCATGAGACCTgccgcgccgtgcgccgccggtcGCGCTAGTAGCCGTCGCGAGCTGGATGAACCAGCAGCTACCGCGACGATGAGGATCACGGTGCGGACGCTGCGCGGGGAGCGGGTGGCgctggacgtcgacggcgccgccACGGTGGCGCAGGTCAAGGGCATGGTCGCGGCCAGGGAGGGCGTCGCGGCGGACATGCAGCGGCTCTTCTTCGCCGGCCGGcacctcgacgacgacgccctGCCCGTCGCGCACTACGGCGTTCGGCacggctccgtcgtcttcctcagcctccgcctccgcgccgatTCCTCGCAGTACGTACGCACCCGTTGCTCCAACGTGGAACTCCTTTACTTGTGATGTCTGTGGCATGTTCGACTGATCGATAGATCGTCGACGCGGAAGGCAGGAGATGCGTAACGTGCAAATGCAGCCAGAACAACAACCTGTGACAGCGAGGCAACTGATCgatcagcaacagcagcagctgaTTGTTTTCGATGGCGATGGCCACCACGAGGCCGCGagaggccgtggcggcggcgaggaggccatCATCAAGAGGAAGCCGGTGTCGCGGCGCTCGCTCCGGAAGATCCTGTCGCGGCTGCACGTGGACGTGTGGACGGCCCAGCACGacgccaagttcctggacctgcTGCTCCGGCacacgcgcggcggcggcggggacaggCGGTCCGTGGGCGACCTGACCGCGGACGACTGGCGCGCCATCCGCGCCGAGCTTAACGCGGCGACGGGGTCCGCGTTCCCCGTCGACGAGCTGCAGCGGCGGCTGGCCGAGTTCCGGCGCGAGTTCGACGCCGTGAGCCGGATCAAGGAGCACCGCCGGTTCAGCTACGACGCGCGCCGCCGGGTCGTCGTTGCCACGGAGGCCGAGTGGAAGCGCTACGTACTGGTACGGTCGGTGCTGATCAGCTGAATCGCGACACGCGGATTCTCTGATACTCTGAACGGAAACGAACGATGCGTTCTTCTTATCTTTGGTTGGTTTGGGGGTGTTTCAGGAGAACCCGGGGGCGGTGGCGTACGAAGGGAAGAGCCCGCACTTCGGTCGCCTCCGTGCGATCTTctccggcgtcggcgtcggtgGTGCGGAGACGcgtggcgcgcgcggcgtggcCAAGCAGTGCCGAGAGTCCCGGGCGAAGAGGTGCCTGGGCAAACTGCTGCGAAGCTTTGGGCTCCGATGTAAGTTGTAAATATATTTTGGACACGGTAAGTTGTCAGTCCTGTAGAGAATTCGTGCGATGGAGCATCGACCACTTTGTTGCTCGCAGTCGCATTTCAGCATATGGATCTATCAGCTAGCTATACCAGTGTCAACGTTCTGTGA is a genomic window containing:
- the LOC117839978 gene encoding uncharacterized protein translates to MGRPIHLSRACLFQRQSIDQRSRFSDGMIMMIDEPSNPTTLLAVTGFDTTPRSALHVEDGGRKFVSSRRRLQPSSPTALFPPSLAIIMQRLAPVPAQPFLRVPSTSDLSHYFSPQSSSSATPPLITSDPIGHCIRVERARALPPRRMRPAAPCAAGRASSRRELDEPAATATMRITVRTLRGERVALDVDGAATVAQVKGMVAAREGVAADMQRLFFAGRHLDDDALPVAHYGVRHGSVVFLSLRLRADSSQQEMRNVQMQPEQQPVTARQLIDQQQQQLIVFDGDGHHEAARGRGGGEEAIIKRKPVSRRSLRKILSRLHVDVWTAQHDAKFLDLLLRHTRGGGGDRRSVGDLTADDWRAIRAELNAATGSAFPVDELQRRLAEFRREFDAVSRIKEHRRFSYDARRRVVVATEAEWKRYVLENPGAVAYEGKSPHFGRLRAIFSGVGVGGAETRGARGVAKQCRESRAKRCLGKLLRSFGLRCKL